A stretch of Leishmania braziliensis MHOM/BR/75/M2904 complete genome, chromosome 11 DNA encodes these proteins:
- a CDS encoding tetratricopeptide repeat (TPR) protein, whose protein sequence is MPPKGQSKSSAKAQKAKAKKERLLLEARMRECQEKCAEARGYLEPTGRSAEPNFTKAKTALDAAFEAYDASSLAFFMLGQWNRMQGMYREAIESYSHALDIEPTNVQVLEWRGNCYQTLHDYVHAIEDNTSIVSLDPENDHAYNMRGLCVLQRSIPGLRLRSVDFESCVRDFSTAVRLNEANYYAMANLGKVYEVQGHLEKAIEWYGKALDSSERYAYARFRRGCAALRMAERLLLRREEEGCSDSDVPDAVAGTAKAWHDNSIKHMVEATSLANSRVPGGATREAVKTEVRQEMEQEEEAQTVAKLLKLADSDFTLLLDRSPEAEKLTADPTVVLNIGICALLSKSINKAEEYLTLAQDIVVKRQDLVEDGDTPPLKHSDAFNSVLTIRLEELQKLKDMARSST, encoded by the coding sequence ATGCCTCCGAAAGGCCAGTCCAAGTCCTCGGCAAAGGCTCAGAAGGCAAAAgccaaaaaagagaggctgctgctggaggcgcgGATGAGGGAGTGCCAAGAAAAGTGCGCTGAGGCGCGAGGATATCTAGAGCCGACAGGTCGTAGTGCGGAGCCGAACTTCACCAAGGCCAAGACGGCGCTGGATGCTGCCTTTGAGGCATACGACGCAAGCTCGCTCGCGTTCTTCATGCTCGGGCAGTGGAACCGAATGCAGGGAATGTACAGGGAAGCGATTGAGAGCTACTCTCACGCGCTAGACATAGAGCCGACAAACGTGCAGGTTCTCGAATGGCGCGGAAACTGTTACCAGACCTTGCATGATTATGTGCACGCCATCGAAGACAATACCAGCATTGTTTCGCTCGATCCGGAAAACGACCATGCGTACAACATGCGGGGCCTTTGCGTTCTGCAGAGAAGCATACCAGGCTTGCGCTTGCGCTCCGTTGATTTTGAGTCCTGCGTGCGTGACTTTAGCACTGCAGTCCGCCTCAACGAGGCCAATTACTACGCCATGGCAAATCTGGGAAAGGTATACGAGGTCCAAGGCcacctggagaaggcgatcgAGTGGTACGGAAAGGCGCTCGACAGTAGTGAAAGGTATGCCTACGCGAGGTTTCGCCGCGGGTGTGCAGCGTTGCGCATGGCGGAGAGGTTACTTCTGCggcgggaggaggaagggtgTTCTGACAGCGATGTACCGGATGCAGTTGCCGGGACGGCGAAGGCATGGCATGACAACTCAATCAAGCACATGGTAGAAGCGACTTCCTTGGCCAACAGTCGAGTTCCTGGCGGCGCAACTCGCGAGGCGGTAAAGACCGAGGTGCGCCAGGAAatggagcaggaggaggaggcgcaaaCGGTAGCAAAGTTGCTGAAGCTGGCTGATAGTGATTTCACTTTGCTGCTAGACCGCAGCccagaggcagagaagctcACGGCAGATCCGACCGTGGTGTTGAACATCGGCATTTGCGCACTTTTGAGCAAGAGCATCAACAAGGCAGAGGAGTATCTGACTCTTGCTCAGGATATCGTGGTGAAGAGACAGGACCTCGTCGAGGATGGGGACACGCCGCCGCTCAAACATAGCGATGCCTTCAACAGCGTACTGACCATTCGGTTAGAGGAGCTGCAAAAGTTGAAAGACATGGCGAGGTCTTCGACATGA